CGGATGCGCACGCCGATGGTGGTCTCCAGCCCGCAGCCGGCGATCATGATGTGGGGAACCTGTGCCGTGGGCCCGGCCAGCAGCTCCCAGTAGGCCCGCCCCGCGTCCAGGAATCGCTGATTGAGGCCGCGAATCGGCCATGCTTGAGCGTCGTACAGGTCGAAGTTGGCCGGATAGCGCGCGTCGGCGGGCCAGAGATCGGGCGGCGCCGGCAGGATCTGGTAAATGGACGGGATACGACGGACCAGGCGGGAGACGTCGTTCGCGGGGTTCAGCTTCTGGGCCAGGTTCATCATGTCGTTGCCTTGCATCAGGTTGCGGATCGCCTCCGGGGCGCCGTGGTTGGGCGTTCCCAGCATGATGAGCCGCTCCACTCGACGCTCCGCGGCTTGCGGGTAGAGGGCCAGGTAGGCGCGCGATACCAGCCCGCCCATGCTGTGCCCCACCAGCGTGAACTTGCGGTCCGTCCCGGCCGCCCAGCGCTCCAGTGCCTGGTGCAGATCCCCTGCCAGGGCCCGGATGTCCCGACGCCAATCGTATGGGAACTGGAACACATCCACGTGTTTGCGCACGGCCAGAATGAACTTGGTATAGTAGATCATCTCGATGCCGGTGGGGGTGACGTACACGCGGGGATCAGCGTCCCGCTCGCCCGTCTCGTCCATCTCGAGCAGGTTCGTCTTCCCCCGCAGGATGGCGATGGGGTTGATCCAGAGCAGATCAATGATGCCCTGGGTGGACTGCAGGAGCGAGCCCATGATGCCGGGTAGCACGACGATGGCGGGACGCAGCCCTCCCGTTACCCGAACCTCCTCTCCGGCCAGGCTGCGCATCTCCTCGATCTCCTCCGGGCCGAAGAAGTAGGCAAGGCCCTCGTCTCCCCGCTCCAGCCGCTCTTCAATCTCCTCAGGATCAAAACTGGACCATCCTCGGATGATCTGGGTGG
The window above is part of the Chloroflexota bacterium genome. Proteins encoded here:
- a CDS encoding alpha/beta fold hydrolase, giving the protein MPQDTTQIIRGWSSFDPEEIEERLERGDEGLAYFFGPEEIEEMRSLAGEEVRVTGGLRPAIVVLPGIMGSLLQSTQGIIDLLWINPIAILRGKTNLLEMDETGERDADPRVYVTPTGIEMIYYTKFILAVRKHVDVFQFPYDWRRDIRALAGDLHQALERWAAGTDRKFTLVGHSMGGLVSRAYLALYPQAAERRVERLIMLGTPNHGAPEAIRNLMQGNDMMNLAQKLNPANDVSRLVRRIPSIYQILPAPPDLWPADARYPANFDLYDAQAWPIRGLNQRFLDAGRAYWELLAGPTAQVPHIMIAGCGLETTIGVRIRERTEEGITLEVERGRDGMAGGDGTVPLTSALLPDAETYYVRQAHAKLPSHRSVIRAVIDLAHGGQPDLSPELAAPTRAAVPGRPPVDPDQDAGRLREQIEAGTLTAADMEKLYFLL